The Terriglobia bacterium genome window below encodes:
- a CDS encoding CHAD domain-containing protein, which translates to MKSGDDLLSSFDRSWKEFSEAWKKARSKTSEKSIHDLRVKTRRFIAVLELANALPGQDGVAGLQRRLKKVLKRMGPLRDLQVQLENVSQIPQAAAISDFKNRLERRERQEIKRIPDELKRGTKLRLAKNVKHVLSGLDDAGRPENGRILHSVERVIAARRNEFLRAERRFQREQPVNEEALHDMRIALKKMRYVVEAASPVLGPSAKQRARQMRMFQKLMGDSRDLEMLRAELEKWAKKKGRKIAIVPALERLEEKRQGLIRKIVTSAPRFDKLFGTERAKPVAETTRAVDARVPASTSSRPESGERPAPRLKR; encoded by the coding sequence ATGAAGAGCGGCGACGATCTCCTGTCCTCATTTGACAGGTCCTGGAAAGAGTTCTCCGAAGCCTGGAAAAAAGCGCGGTCGAAGACCTCCGAAAAATCCATTCACGATCTCCGTGTCAAGACACGGCGATTCATTGCGGTATTGGAACTGGCGAACGCCTTGCCGGGCCAGGATGGGGTTGCCGGTCTGCAACGCCGTCTGAAGAAGGTCCTCAAACGCATGGGTCCGCTTCGAGATCTGCAGGTCCAGCTGGAAAATGTTTCTCAAATCCCGCAGGCGGCTGCTATTTCCGATTTCAAGAACCGTCTCGAACGCCGTGAGCGGCAGGAAATCAAGCGGATTCCGGACGAGTTGAAGCGCGGGACGAAACTTCGGCTGGCAAAGAATGTGAAGCATGTGCTCTCCGGGTTGGACGATGCAGGCCGGCCGGAGAATGGCCGCATCTTGCATTCGGTCGAACGTGTTATCGCGGCCCGCCGCAACGAATTCCTGAGAGCCGAGCGCCGCTTCCAGCGCGAACAGCCGGTGAACGAAGAGGCTTTGCATGACATGCGGATCGCCCTCAAAAAGATGCGCTATGTCGTGGAAGCAGCCTCACCGGTGCTTGGTCCGTCGGCAAAGCAGCGTGCCCGCCAGATGCGCATGTTTCAAAAGCTCATGGGCGACAGCCGGGACCTCGAGATGCTCCGCGCTGAGCTCGAGAAGTGGGCAAAGAAAAAAGGACGGAAAATCGCGATCGTGCCTGCGCTGGAACGCCTTGAGGAGAAGAGGCAGGGGTTGATCCGGAAGATCGTCACATCCGCGCCCAGATTCGACAAGCTATTCGGGACGGAACGCGCAAAACCGGTCGCCGAAACGACGCGAGCTGTGGACGCCCGCGTTCCCGCTTCTACGTCCTCGCGGCCTGAGAGTGGCGAACGTCCTGCCCCTCGACTAAAAAGATAA